The following proteins are encoded in a genomic region of Nocardioides renjunii:
- the dxr gene encoding 1-deoxy-D-xylulose-5-phosphate reductoisomerase produces the protein MRDIVILGSTGSIGTQALELVRAHPDRFRVVALTAGGSNRELFDAQVAEFAPAWSGLGEEASTEAAARECDVVLNGITGAVGLRPTLAALDAGNTLALANKESLIMGGALVTGRAQPGQIVPVDSEHSALAQCLRSGTRAEVRRLVLTASGGPFRGRTREDLATVTVDEALQHPTWSMGPVITINSATLVNKGLEVIEAHLLFDIPFDRIDVVVHPTSDVHSMVEFVDGSTILQASPPTMMIPIALGLAWPDRVPDAAPAFDWTTPGTWEFLPLDDDAFPAVSLARAAGEQGGTAPAVYNAANEACVEAFRAGRLRFVDIIPTVADVLAAHDVRSSENLTVDDVLAADAWARERATAVIAPA, from the coding sequence GTGCGCGACATCGTGATCCTCGGCTCGACCGGGTCGATCGGCACCCAGGCCCTCGAGCTCGTCCGCGCCCACCCCGACCGCTTCCGCGTCGTCGCGCTCACCGCCGGCGGCTCGAACCGCGAGCTCTTCGACGCCCAGGTGGCGGAGTTCGCCCCCGCCTGGTCCGGCCTGGGCGAGGAGGCGTCGACGGAGGCCGCGGCCCGGGAGTGCGACGTCGTGCTCAACGGCATCACCGGCGCTGTCGGCCTGCGGCCCACCCTGGCCGCCCTCGACGCCGGCAACACCCTCGCGCTGGCCAACAAGGAGTCGCTCATCATGGGCGGTGCCCTGGTCACCGGCCGGGCGCAGCCGGGCCAGATCGTGCCGGTCGACTCCGAGCACTCCGCGCTGGCCCAGTGCCTGCGCTCCGGCACCCGCGCGGAGGTACGACGCCTCGTGCTGACCGCGTCCGGCGGACCCTTCCGCGGCCGCACCCGCGAGGACCTCGCCACCGTCACCGTCGACGAGGCGCTCCAGCACCCCACCTGGTCGATGGGACCGGTCATCACCATCAACTCCGCCACCCTGGTCAACAAGGGCCTGGAGGTCATCGAGGCACACCTGCTCTTCGACATCCCCTTCGACCGGATCGACGTGGTGGTGCACCCCACCAGCGACGTCCACTCGATGGTCGAGTTCGTCGACGGCTCCACGATCCTCCAGGCCAGCCCGCCGACCATGATGATCCCCATCGCGCTCGGCCTCGCCTGGCCCGACCGGGTGCCCGACGCGGCGCCCGCCTTCGACTGGACCACCCCCGGCACGTGGGAGTTCCTCCCGCTCGACGACGACGCCTTCCCGGCCGTCTCCCTCGCGCGGGCGGCGGGGGAGCAGGGCGGCACCGCGCCGGCGGTCTACAACGCCGCCAACGAGGCCTGCGTCGAGGCGTTCCGCGCCGGGCGCCTCCGCTTCGTCGACATCATCCCCACGGTTGCCGACGTCCTCGCCGCCCACGACGTACGCTCGTCGGAGAACCTGACGGTGGACGACGTCCTCGCGGCCGACGCGTGGGCGCGGGAGCGCGCCACCGCCGTCATCGCGCCTGCCTGA
- a CDS encoding tetratricopeptide repeat protein, with the protein MTEDWQALMRAETLLDLRRDAEAEQRFRDVLAADPESVPALLGLGRALNRQDRHEEAERAVRSALALAPEHAAGYHQLTDVLCDRRDGAGALSAAESGLALAPHAFTSHYQHARALLSQRRPRVRDAYDAAVRAVGLAPHSPDAHNLVGLCLDGLGDHAGAQAAFRNALALDPLHTMAQNNLAATELDRGRLRRAAGLLRSAVGNDPQEKQLHQNLDVVLLLLVRRVVWSLCGVAIVLGVLLVTEAPWWARALSGTAYVAVLATLLHRVRVQLPRGVSRWGRGIWGRTRWQGRYLIGLLVLLSVAVLLLAFAPYPVAAGAGLVLGGILRVLGVLCVIGWIGAAAVNLARGR; encoded by the coding sequence GTGACCGAGGACTGGCAGGCACTCATGCGTGCCGAGACGCTGCTCGACCTGCGCCGCGACGCCGAGGCCGAGCAGCGCTTCCGCGACGTCCTCGCCGCCGACCCGGAGTCGGTCCCCGCCCTGCTGGGGCTCGGTCGCGCCCTCAACCGCCAGGACCGGCACGAGGAGGCCGAGCGGGCGGTCCGCAGCGCGCTGGCGCTCGCGCCGGAGCACGCGGCGGGCTACCACCAGCTCACCGACGTCCTCTGCGACCGCCGCGACGGCGCCGGCGCGCTGAGTGCCGCCGAGAGCGGCCTGGCGCTCGCGCCGCACGCCTTCACCTCGCACTACCAGCACGCCCGCGCCCTGCTGAGCCAGCGGCGACCGCGGGTCCGCGACGCGTACGACGCCGCGGTGCGGGCCGTGGGGCTCGCTCCGCACAGTCCCGACGCCCACAACCTCGTCGGCCTGTGCCTCGACGGCCTCGGCGACCACGCCGGCGCGCAGGCCGCCTTCCGCAACGCGCTGGCCCTCGACCCGCTGCACACGATGGCGCAGAACAACCTCGCCGCGACCGAGCTCGACCGCGGCCGGCTCCGCCGCGCGGCCGGCCTGCTGCGCTCGGCGGTCGGCAACGACCCGCAGGAGAAGCAGCTGCACCAGAACCTCGACGTCGTGCTCCTGCTGCTCGTCCGGCGCGTGGTGTGGTCCCTGTGCGGGGTGGCGATCGTGCTCGGCGTGCTGCTGGTGACGGAGGCGCCCTGGTGGGCCCGAGCGCTGAGCGGCACGGCCTACGTCGCCGTGCTCGCCACGCTGCTGCACCGGGTCCGCGTCCAGCTCCCGCGCGGCGTGAGCCGCTGGGGCCGGGGCATCTGGGGCCGGACGCGGTGGCAGGGGCGCTACCTCATCGGCCTGCTGGTGCTCCTGTCCGTCGCGGTGCTGCTGCTGGCCTTCGCCCCCTACCCGGTGGCGGCCGGAGCCGGGCTCGTGCTCGGCGGCATCCTGCGGGTGCTCGGCGTGCTGTGCGTCATCGGCTGGATCGGCGCCGCCGCGGTCAACCTCGCGCGCGGTCGGTGA
- a CDS encoding AAA family ATPase — protein sequence MDERLIDSLAAAVRSAPDDLTLRLHLAGLLVDAGRGGEAVEHVATVLATEPTSARARELMAQAVAPPSAPAPADQAPADAPTDAPTDAPTDVPPAGAPTDFDWRAAESDLGDPVGPMFVDGATEDPGPAAFDAERVGVRLADVGGLTEVKKRLEAGFLAPLRNPELRRLYGKSLRGGLLLYGPPGCGKTFLAKAVAGELGASFIHVSLADVLGMYVGQSERNVKELFEVARTSAPCVLFLDELDAIGQKRSLSRNSGARTTVNQLLTELDGVGSDNEGVFVLAATNHPWDVDPALRRPGRLDRTLLVLPPDREAREAILRTHLRDRPVERIDTRRLATATDGFSGADLAHLCESASENALMESVGSGQVRMIGMADFDQALSEVRPSIGPWLETARNVALYANASGEYDDLATWLRKQR from the coding sequence GTGGACGAGCGACTGATCGACAGCCTGGCGGCCGCGGTGCGCTCCGCCCCGGACGACCTCACCCTCCGGCTGCACCTCGCCGGGCTGCTCGTCGACGCCGGGCGCGGCGGCGAGGCCGTCGAGCACGTCGCGACCGTCCTGGCCACCGAGCCCACGTCGGCGCGGGCCCGCGAGCTGATGGCTCAGGCCGTGGCTCCCCCGTCGGCGCCTGCGCCCGCCGACCAGGCTCCCGCCGACGCGCCCACCGACGCTCCCACTGACGCGCCCACCGACGTGCCCCCTGCGGGTGCGCCGACCGACTTCGACTGGCGTGCCGCCGAGTCCGACCTCGGCGACCCGGTCGGACCGATGTTCGTCGACGGCGCCACCGAGGACCCCGGCCCGGCCGCGTTCGACGCCGAGCGGGTCGGCGTACGGCTCGCGGACGTGGGCGGGCTCACCGAGGTCAAGAAGCGCCTCGAGGCCGGCTTCCTCGCGCCGCTGCGCAACCCGGAGCTGCGCCGGCTCTACGGCAAGTCGCTGCGAGGTGGCCTGCTGCTCTACGGCCCGCCGGGGTGCGGCAAGACGTTCCTCGCCAAGGCCGTCGCCGGGGAGCTCGGCGCCTCCTTCATCCACGTCTCGCTGGCCGACGTGCTCGGCATGTACGTCGGGCAGAGCGAGCGCAACGTCAAGGAGCTCTTCGAGGTCGCCCGGACCTCCGCGCCGTGCGTGCTGTTCCTCGACGAGCTCGACGCCATCGGGCAGAAGCGCTCCCTGTCGCGCAACAGCGGCGCGCGCACCACCGTCAACCAGCTCCTCACCGAGCTCGACGGCGTCGGCTCGGACAACGAGGGCGTCTTCGTGCTCGCGGCCACCAACCACCCGTGGGACGTCGACCCGGCGCTGCGCCGCCCCGGTCGCCTCGACCGCACGCTGCTGGTGCTGCCGCCCGACCGCGAGGCGCGGGAGGCGATCCTGCGCACCCACCTGCGCGACCGGCCGGTCGAGCGCATCGACACGCGCAGGCTGGCCACGGCGACCGACGGCTTCAGCGGCGCCGACCTCGCCCACCTGTGCGAGTCGGCGTCGGAGAACGCGCTGATGGAGTCCGTCGGCTCGGGGCAGGTCCGGATGATCGGGATGGCCGACTTCGACCAGGCCCTGTCCGAGGTCCGCCCCTCGATCGGGCCGTGGTTGGAGACCGCGCGCAACGTGGCGCTCTACGCCAACGCCTCGGGCGAGTACGACGACCTGGCGACGTGGCTGCGCAAGCAGCGCTAG
- the ispG gene encoding flavodoxin-dependent (E)-4-hydroxy-3-methylbut-2-enyl-diphosphate synthase, with the protein MTAVSPSVSLGMPALPPPVLAPRRKTRQIKVGSVGVGSESPISVQSMTTTLTSDVNATLQQIAELTATGCDIVRVACPSQDDADALPEIAQHSQIPVIADIHFQPKYVFAAIDAGCAAVRVNPGNIRKFDDQVKEIARAAKDRGTSIRIGVNAGSLDKRILDKYGKATPEALVESAVWEASLFEEHDFHDFKISVKHNDPVVMVRAYELLAEAGDWPLHLGVTEAGPAFQGTIKSAVAFGHLLSKGIGDTIRVSLSAPPVEEVKVGLQILESLNLKPRRLEIVSCPSCGRAQVDVYKLAEEVTAGLDGLEVPLRVAVMGCVVNGPGEAREADLGVASGNGKGQIFVKGEVVKTVPESQIVETLIEEAMRIAEGMEAVEGAEATVSVS; encoded by the coding sequence ATGACCGCTGTCAGCCCGTCCGTCTCGCTCGGCATGCCCGCCCTGCCGCCCCCCGTCCTGGCGCCCCGCCGCAAGACTCGCCAGATCAAGGTGGGCTCCGTGGGTGTCGGCAGCGAGTCGCCGATCTCGGTCCAGTCGATGACGACCACGCTGACCTCCGACGTCAACGCCACCCTCCAGCAGATCGCCGAGCTCACCGCCACCGGCTGCGACATCGTCCGGGTGGCCTGCCCGAGCCAGGACGACGCCGACGCGCTGCCCGAGATCGCGCAGCACTCGCAGATCCCGGTGATCGCCGACATCCACTTCCAGCCCAAGTACGTCTTCGCGGCCATCGACGCCGGCTGCGCCGCCGTCCGGGTCAACCCCGGCAACATCCGCAAGTTCGACGACCAGGTCAAGGAGATCGCGCGCGCTGCCAAGGACCGCGGCACCTCCATCCGCATCGGCGTCAACGCCGGCTCGCTCGACAAGCGGATCCTCGACAAGTACGGCAAGGCGACGCCCGAGGCGCTCGTCGAGTCGGCCGTCTGGGAGGCCAGCCTCTTCGAGGAGCACGACTTCCACGACTTCAAGATCTCGGTCAAGCACAACGACCCGGTCGTCATGGTGCGCGCCTACGAGCTCCTCGCCGAGGCCGGCGACTGGCCGCTGCACCTCGGCGTCACCGAGGCCGGGCCGGCGTTCCAGGGCACCATCAAGTCGGCCGTCGCCTTCGGCCACCTGCTCAGCAAGGGCATCGGTGACACCATCCGGGTCTCGCTGTCGGCCCCGCCGGTCGAGGAGGTGAAGGTCGGCCTGCAGATCCTGGAGTCGCTCAACCTCAAGCCGCGGCGGCTCGAGATCGTGTCCTGCCCCTCCTGCGGTCGCGCGCAGGTCGACGTCTACAAGCTGGCCGAGGAGGTCACCGCGGGGCTCGACGGCCTCGAGGTGCCGCTCCGCGTCGCGGTGATGGGCTGCGTCGTCAACGGTCCGGGTGAGGCCCGCGAGGCCGACCTGGGCGTCGCTTCCGGCAACGGCAAGGGCCAGATCTTCGTCAAGGGCGAGGTCGTCAAGACGGTGCCGGAGTCGCAGATCGTGGAGACCCTCATCGAGGAGGCCATGCGCATCGCCGAGGGCATGGAGGCGGTCGAGGGCGCCGAGGCGACCGTCAGCGTCAGCTGA
- a CDS encoding site-2 protease family protein, whose protein sequence is MTPILYTLGVVTFVVAILVSIGLHEFGHLIPAKKFGCKVPQWFIGFGPTVWSRQIGETEYGIKAIPLGGYVKIVGMLPPGAEGLVEETTYDEDGEPVHKVRRSNTGMFTQLISDARAAEWEYVKQHDTDRLFYRLTWWKKVIVMAGGPMVNIAIAFSIFAVLFATYGNPRDEVVEPTVAAVPACVIPVEELPRDCTADDPVTPAKEAGIRPGDEIVSFNGTRFSDWDSLQAAIRDNADGNAVIEVRRSDTMLTLTTNTTVTLRQTSLEDDTLTEVGFLGVQPETSLRTGGLLYTTEQMGTMTVETVQALGQLPVKVYEVGRAIVGLEERAADSPVSIVGGGRFAGEAASNEAFPLTDKLVTLLFLIASFNFFIGMFNFVPLLPLDGGHIAGALYEGLKRGVARLRGRPDPGHVDVAKLLPVAYVVGLAMLVMGVVLIVADIVVPLHLS, encoded by the coding sequence GTGACCCCGATCCTCTACACCCTGGGTGTCGTCACCTTCGTGGTGGCCATCCTGGTCTCCATCGGGCTGCACGAGTTCGGTCACCTCATCCCGGCGAAGAAGTTCGGGTGCAAGGTGCCGCAGTGGTTCATCGGCTTCGGCCCGACCGTGTGGAGCCGGCAGATCGGTGAGACCGAGTACGGCATCAAGGCGATCCCGCTCGGCGGCTACGTCAAGATCGTCGGGATGCTGCCCCCGGGTGCCGAGGGCCTCGTCGAGGAGACGACCTACGACGAGGACGGCGAGCCGGTGCACAAGGTGCGCCGCTCCAACACCGGCATGTTCACCCAGCTCATCTCCGACGCGCGCGCCGCGGAGTGGGAGTACGTCAAGCAGCACGACACCGACCGGCTGTTCTACCGGCTCACCTGGTGGAAGAAGGTGATCGTGATGGCGGGCGGGCCGATGGTCAACATCGCCATCGCGTTCTCAATCTTCGCGGTGCTGTTCGCGACCTACGGCAACCCCCGCGACGAGGTGGTGGAGCCCACCGTCGCCGCCGTGCCCGCGTGCGTCATCCCGGTCGAGGAGCTGCCGCGCGACTGCACCGCCGACGACCCGGTCACGCCCGCGAAGGAGGCCGGGATCCGGCCCGGCGACGAGATCGTCAGCTTCAACGGCACCCGGTTCAGCGACTGGGACAGCCTCCAGGCGGCGATCCGCGACAACGCCGACGGCAACGCCGTCATCGAGGTGCGGCGCAGTGACACGATGCTGACCCTCACGACCAACACCACGGTGACCCTGCGCCAGACCTCGCTCGAGGACGACACCCTCACCGAGGTCGGCTTCCTCGGCGTCCAGCCGGAGACGAGCCTGCGGACCGGTGGCCTGCTCTACACGACCGAGCAGATGGGGACGATGACCGTCGAGACGGTGCAGGCCCTCGGCCAGCTCCCGGTCAAGGTCTACGAGGTGGGCCGCGCGATCGTCGGGCTCGAGGAGCGCGCCGCCGACAGCCCCGTCTCGATCGTGGGCGGCGGCCGGTTCGCCGGCGAGGCCGCCTCCAACGAGGCGTTCCCGCTCACCGACAAGCTCGTGACGCTGCTGTTCCTCATCGCGAGCTTCAACTTCTTCATCGGCATGTTCAACTTCGTGCCGCTGCTCCCGCTCGACGGCGGCCACATCGCCGGGGCCCTCTACGAAGGCCTCAAGCGCGGCGTCGCACGCCTCCGCGGCCGACCGGACCCCGGGCACGTCGACGTCGCCAAGCTGCTGCCGGTGGCCTACGTCGTCGGGCTCGCCATGCTCGTGATGGGCGTGGTCCTGATCGTGGCCGACATCGTCGTGCCGCTGCACCTGAGCTGA
- a CDS encoding GNAT family N-acetyltransferase, whose product MLRTREQVRVLGPGDRDRFVALAEQDPVVNVFADYRARLTNLDERWLGGQVWGRFEDGELVAGCHLGANLVPVQCTPADVGAFADAALRRRSSVGTIVGPSEVVAALWDEIQPRWSRPREVRPEQPHLQISRAPAVAPAPDVRLTTQRDLDVLYPACVAMYTEEVGVSPENDAGGGDLYRARVQQLIGRGWSLASFDDHGVVFKAEIACATPYAAQVQGVWVRPDRRGEGLAARGMSAVVSHVLESGLAPVVSLYVNEWNAPARAAYARVGFEQTATFATLMF is encoded by the coding sequence GTGCTGAGGACCCGCGAGCAGGTGCGTGTGCTGGGCCCGGGAGACCGGGACCGCTTCGTCGCGCTCGCCGAGCAGGACCCGGTGGTCAACGTGTTCGCCGACTACCGCGCCCGCCTGACCAACCTCGACGAGCGGTGGCTCGGCGGCCAGGTCTGGGGCCGGTTCGAGGACGGCGAGCTCGTCGCCGGCTGCCACCTCGGTGCCAACCTGGTGCCGGTGCAGTGCACGCCCGCCGACGTGGGCGCCTTCGCCGACGCGGCGCTGCGGCGCCGCAGCAGCGTCGGGACGATCGTCGGCCCGAGCGAGGTGGTCGCCGCGCTGTGGGACGAGATCCAGCCCCGGTGGTCGCGACCGCGCGAGGTCCGCCCGGAGCAGCCCCACCTGCAGATCAGCCGGGCGCCGGCCGTGGCGCCCGCCCCCGACGTACGCCTGACCACGCAGCGCGACCTCGACGTCCTCTACCCGGCCTGCGTCGCGATGTACACCGAGGAGGTCGGCGTCTCGCCGGAGAACGACGCCGGCGGCGGCGACCTCTACCGGGCGCGCGTCCAGCAGCTCATCGGCCGCGGCTGGTCGCTGGCGAGCTTCGACGACCACGGCGTGGTGTTCAAGGCCGAGATCGCCTGCGCGACGCCGTACGCCGCCCAGGTGCAGGGCGTGTGGGTGCGTCCGGACCGCCGGGGCGAGGGCCTCGCCGCGCGGGGCATGTCCGCCGTGGTCAGCCACGTCCTGGAGTCCGGCCTCGCGCCGGTGGTCTCCCTCTACGTCAACGAGTGGAACGCCCCGGCGCGTGCGGCGTACGCCCGCGTCGGCTTCGAGCAGACGGCGACGTTCGCGACACTGATGTTCTGA
- a CDS encoding serine protein kinase RIO translates to MTHAFPEDFLRTDDRSPTEGIDESFVFSFHTYADELGEGQRWSRWEDLEALMRGPEPRPDWVVTSSGAIDADLGILKTGKEADVFLLERGDPHRPEDAVVMAAKRYRDTDHRTFHRAAAYTEGRSMKRSRDERALKRKSTWGRQVAAGEWAISEWNALRRCWELGLPVPYPVQIDDTEILMEWITHTVDGEVETAPRVAQVRPERTVVEGYYEQLRDALMTLVQAGLVHGDLSPYNTLAAGERLVIIDLPQMVDLVGNPRGMDFLLRDCANMCAWFRSRGLEVDEQELFGELMAHAF, encoded by the coding sequence TTGACGCACGCATTCCCGGAGGACTTCCTCCGCACTGACGACCGTTCGCCCACCGAGGGCATCGACGAGTCGTTCGTCTTCTCGTTCCACACCTACGCCGACGAGCTCGGCGAGGGTCAGCGCTGGTCCCGCTGGGAGGACCTCGAGGCCCTCATGCGGGGCCCCGAGCCGCGCCCCGACTGGGTCGTCACCTCCAGCGGCGCCATCGACGCCGACCTGGGCATCCTCAAGACCGGCAAGGAGGCCGACGTCTTCCTGCTGGAGCGCGGCGACCCGCACCGGCCCGAGGACGCGGTCGTGATGGCCGCGAAGCGCTACCGCGACACCGACCACCGCACCTTCCACCGTGCAGCCGCCTACACCGAGGGCCGCTCCATGAAGCGCTCCCGGGACGAGCGCGCCCTCAAGCGCAAGTCGACCTGGGGCCGCCAGGTCGCCGCGGGCGAGTGGGCGATCTCGGAGTGGAACGCCCTGCGGCGGTGCTGGGAGCTCGGCCTCCCGGTCCCCTACCCGGTCCAGATCGACGACACCGAGATCCTGATGGAGTGGATCACCCACACCGTCGACGGCGAGGTCGAGACCGCGCCCCGGGTGGCCCAGGTCCGCCCCGAGCGGACCGTGGTCGAGGGCTACTACGAGCAGCTCCGCGACGCGCTGATGACGCTCGTCCAGGCTGGGCTCGTGCACGGGGACCTGTCTCCCTACAACACCCTCGCCGCCGGTGAGCGGCTGGTCATCATCGACCTGCCGCAGATGGTGGACCTCGTCGGCAACCCGCGCGGGATGGACTTCCTGCTGCGCGACTGCGCCAACATGTGCGCCTGGTTCCGCTCCCGCGGGCTCGAGGTCGACGAGCAGGAGCTGTTCGGGGAGCTGATGGCCCACGCCTTCTGA
- a CDS encoding M1 family metallopeptidase: MTSRPIPRPLLAVVLAGAMTVGLASATATAGVRADAPVDGASGIGDPYWPLDGNGGIDVSSYAIDNRYSLEDRRLSGRTRVELTALTELRSFSLDFLLKVSKVTVDGAKADVARTGGGHELRITPKRPLAAGTEHTVVVSYADRPGRHSYAGEDNWLASRREVVTMNEPHMAPWWFPANDHPLDKAVVDVKVRVPNGREVISNGELKGRKVGRTSTMWHWRADEPMVPYLAFFAAGDFTIAKGRHRGLPWLVAVSKGLSDAEHDASMRLMKKTPEVVAGLEEDLGDYPFSVVGGITTSLDPGFALENQTRPTYPSVGAGYTSLVVHELAHQWFGDDIAVQHWRDIWLNEGFATFMEWRWTENHGGRSAAATLRDYYTDVDGSSDFWKLTIGDPGAERVFDGAVYGRGAMTLQALRNRVGDEAFWRVLRTWISEQRGGNGSSAEFEEVAARVSGQDLTGFFDAWLRTPSRPAETADNGLA, from the coding sequence GTGACCTCACGACCGATCCCTCGACCCCTGCTCGCCGTCGTCCTCGCCGGTGCCATGACCGTCGGGCTGGCCAGCGCCACCGCCACGGCCGGAGTGCGGGCGGACGCCCCGGTCGACGGCGCGTCGGGCATCGGCGACCCCTACTGGCCGCTCGACGGCAACGGCGGCATCGACGTGTCGTCCTACGCCATCGACAACCGCTACTCGCTCGAGGACAGGCGGCTGAGCGGTCGCACCCGCGTCGAGCTCACCGCCCTGACCGAGCTCAGGAGCTTCTCCCTCGACTTCCTGCTGAAGGTGTCGAAGGTGACCGTCGACGGCGCGAAGGCCGACGTCGCCAGGACCGGCGGCGGGCACGAGCTGCGGATCACGCCGAAGCGGCCGCTGGCCGCCGGCACCGAGCACACCGTCGTCGTGTCGTACGCCGACCGCCCCGGCAGGCACTCCTACGCCGGCGAGGACAACTGGCTCGCGAGCCGGCGCGAGGTCGTCACGATGAACGAGCCGCACATGGCCCCGTGGTGGTTCCCCGCCAACGACCACCCGCTCGACAAGGCGGTCGTCGACGTCAAGGTGCGCGTGCCCAACGGGCGCGAGGTGATCTCCAACGGCGAGCTCAAGGGCAGGAAGGTCGGCCGCACCTCCACGATGTGGCACTGGCGCGCCGACGAGCCGATGGTGCCCTACCTCGCCTTCTTCGCCGCCGGCGACTTCACCATCGCCAAGGGCAGGCACCGCGGCCTGCCGTGGCTCGTGGCGGTCTCGAAGGGCCTCAGCGACGCCGAGCACGACGCCAGCATGCGGCTGATGAAGAAGACCCCGGAGGTCGTCGCCGGACTCGAGGAGGACCTCGGCGACTACCCGTTCTCGGTGGTCGGCGGCATCACGACGTCGCTCGACCCGGGCTTCGCCCTGGAGAACCAGACCCGGCCGACCTACCCCTCGGTGGGCGCCGGCTACACCAGCCTCGTGGTGCACGAGCTCGCCCACCAGTGGTTCGGCGACGACATCGCCGTCCAGCACTGGCGCGACATCTGGCTCAACGAGGGGTTCGCGACGTTCATGGAGTGGCGCTGGACCGAGAACCACGGCGGTCGCTCGGCCGCTGCGACCCTGCGCGACTACTACACCGACGTCGACGGCTCCTCCGACTTCTGGAAGCTCACCATCGGCGACCCGGGCGCCGAGCGCGTCTTCGACGGGGCCGTCTACGGCCGCGGCGCCATGACCCTGCAGGCCCTGCGCAACCGCGTCGGCGACGAGGCGTTCTGGCGGGTGCTGCGCACGTGGATCAGCGAGCAGCGCGGCGGCAACGGCTCGTCCGCCGAGTTCGAGGAGGTGGCCGCGCGGGTCAGCGGGCAGGACCTCACCGGCTTCTTCGACGCCTGGCTGCGCACCCCGTCGCGGCCGGCCGAGACGGCGGACAACGGGCTGGCCTGA
- a CDS encoding AMP-binding protein, translated as MADVTWFRAPADGDPGTLNACYNALDIHVIRGRADDVALTLAGKERTFAWLLTEVAACAGVLRAFGVGIGDRVVLGSLPPEEGVLVALAVARVGAEAAYDDSPGAEGRVRVGSTDAGVVLTVDDEDVPWDVAMRAGRTDPAPCADVPGDAVLARHRDDVLTVRAALGASDDQKVPVTAGATLVEVGGVGIWSFGAPEEQAG; from the coding sequence ATGGCCGACGTCACCTGGTTCAGGGCGCCCGCCGACGGCGACCCCGGCACCCTCAACGCCTGCTACAACGCCCTCGACATCCACGTGATCCGTGGTCGCGCCGATGACGTCGCCCTGACGCTCGCCGGCAAGGAGCGGACCTTCGCCTGGCTGCTCACCGAGGTGGCCGCCTGCGCCGGCGTGCTGCGCGCCTTCGGCGTCGGGATCGGTGACCGGGTGGTGCTCGGCTCGCTGCCTCCCGAGGAGGGGGTGCTGGTGGCGCTGGCCGTGGCACGCGTCGGCGCCGAGGCGGCGTACGACGACTCGCCCGGCGCCGAGGGCCGGGTGCGGGTCGGCTCCACCGACGCCGGCGTGGTCCTCACGGTCGACGACGAGGACGTCCCCTGGGACGTCGCGATGCGCGCAGGCCGCACGGACCCGGCGCCCTGCGCCGACGTGCCCGGCGACGCCGTGCTCGCCCGGCACCGCGACGACGTGCTGACCGTGCGCGCCGCGCTCGGCGCGTCGGACGACCAGAAGGTGCCGGTCACCGCCGGCGCCACGCTGGTGGAGGTCGGCGGCGTGGGCATCTGGTCGTTCGGCGCGCCGGAGGAGCAGGCGGGCTAG